Proteins encoded within one genomic window of Balneolaceae bacterium:
- the coaBC gene encoding bifunctional phosphopantothenoylcysteine decarboxylase/phosphopantothenate--cysteine ligase CoaBC has product MLAGKRILLGVTGGIAAYKAAYLLREFQKAGAEIRVTMTPSATHFVGTETFAALSRNKVAVEVFSDEDPEGDWTKHIHWGDWADLFVIAPCTANTLSKIVQGQSDNMLTSTALAARCPLLICPTMDGEMYESNAVTENIKKAKTLGHYLLEPDEGYLASGLEAKGRLPEPNAILDEAKKIIKKHRIQGPLTGKKVLVTAGPTREFIDPIRFISNPSSGKMGLAMAEAARLLGADVTLLHGPISIEIPDRIQAQSFISADDLFDLVKNHADADVVIMAAAVADYKPSHVQDQKMKKETADNQLQLVKNPDILEWLGNQKNEGQILIGFAMETQNLQENAVKKLEKKNLDWICANQLSGDNTGFGADENKIMLISSDSEEFYSGSKEEIAKEILNTIFG; this is encoded by the coding sequence ATGCTCGCCGGTAAACGCATTTTACTTGGCGTTACCGGTGGTATTGCTGCATACAAAGCAGCATACCTTCTGCGTGAATTTCAAAAAGCAGGTGCTGAGATCCGGGTTACCATGACCCCCTCTGCAACCCATTTTGTTGGCACCGAAACCTTTGCAGCCCTCAGCCGAAACAAAGTTGCAGTTGAAGTTTTTAGTGATGAAGATCCCGAAGGTGACTGGACAAAACATATCCACTGGGGTGATTGGGCTGACCTCTTTGTAATTGCTCCCTGCACTGCAAATACTCTCTCCAAAATTGTTCAGGGGCAATCTGATAATATGCTTACTTCTACTGCACTTGCTGCACGATGCCCACTTTTAATCTGCCCTACCATGGACGGCGAGATGTATGAAAGTAATGCCGTTACGGAGAACATTAAAAAAGCAAAAACACTGGGGCATTATCTTCTTGAACCGGATGAAGGATATCTGGCCAGCGGACTTGAAGCAAAAGGACGTCTTCCTGAGCCCAATGCTATTTTGGATGAGGCCAAAAAAATCATAAAAAAGCACAGAATTCAGGGGCCTCTGACCGGGAAAAAGGTACTTGTAACGGCAGGTCCCACAAGAGAATTTATCGACCCGATAAGATTCATTTCCAACCCCAGCAGTGGAAAAATGGGGCTTGCCATGGCAGAAGCCGCCCGATTGTTAGGGGCTGATGTGACTCTTCTTCATGGACCCATTTCAATTGAAATTCCAGATCGAATTCAAGCACAATCTTTCATTTCTGCAGACGATCTTTTTGATCTCGTCAAAAATCATGCAGATGCTGATGTTGTGATTATGGCGGCTGCCGTGGCTGATTATAAACCCTCCCATGTTCAAGATCAGAAAATGAAAAAAGAGACTGCAGACAATCAGCTTCAGCTTGTAAAAAATCCGGATATCCTGGAGTGGCTGGGAAATCAAAAAAATGAGGGACAGATTTTAATTGGCTTTGCTATGGAGACGCAAAATCTTCAGGAAAATGCTGTTAAAAAATTGGAAAAGAAAAACCTGGACTGGATCTGTGCCAATCAATTATCAGGTGATAATACCGGATTTGGCGCTGATGAAAATAAAATTATGCTAATCAGTTCTGATTCAGAAGAATTTTATTCGGGCAGCAAAGAAGAGATTGCCAAAGAGATCCTAAACACAATCTTCGGGTAA
- a CDS encoding DNA-directed RNA polymerase subunit omega: protein MPIRTLDLDKLGEKKGNKYEKIVVMSKRARQVAAQEKLELDEKLKYFEGFEDEDEFTFNEEQERISKAFEQLPHAAQRSVNEMLEGKVTYRYPKEEI from the coding sequence ATGCCGATAAGAACACTGGACTTAGATAAACTGGGTGAAAAAAAAGGAAATAAGTACGAAAAGATCGTTGTGATGTCGAAAAGAGCCCGGCAAGTAGCCGCCCAGGAAAAGCTCGAACTCGACGAAAAGCTCAAATATTTTGAAGGATTTGAAGATGAAGATGAATTTACCTTCAATGAAGAACAAGAGCGTATTTCAAAAGCTTTTGAACAACTTCCCCATGCTGCACAGCGTTCCGTAAATGAGATGCTTGAAGGGAAAGTTACTTACCGATATCCTAAAGAAGAGATCTAA
- the gmk gene encoding guanylate kinase — MSKKGKILVLVAPSGGGKTTMAKRILRDFNQVRFSVSATTRPPRKGEKNGVNYHFISKEEFKKRIDNGDFLEWEEVYDGTLYGTLRSNVENELKKGYFILLDIDVLGALNVKEIFEENALAIFIQPPSIQVLKERLQKRAANANHDIEVRLKRAKKEMGYANRFDHVIINDDLETAYSQIKELVTNFINK; from the coding sequence TTGAGTAAGAAAGGAAAAATCCTGGTATTGGTAGCACCCAGCGGTGGTGGTAAAACAACCATGGCAAAACGCATCTTAAGGGACTTTAACCAGGTACGATTTTCGGTCAGTGCCACAACACGCCCCCCCAGGAAAGGCGAAAAAAATGGCGTAAATTATCACTTTATATCAAAAGAGGAATTTAAAAAACGTATCGATAACGGAGATTTCCTGGAGTGGGAGGAAGTGTACGATGGAACGCTATACGGAACACTTCGTTCAAACGTTGAAAATGAACTTAAAAAAGGATATTTTATTTTGCTTGACATTGATGTACTTGGTGCGTTAAATGTTAAGGAAATATTTGAAGAAAATGCACTGGCAATTTTTATACAGCCACCATCTATTCAGGTTCTGAAAGAGCGTTTGCAGAAACGGGCAGCCAATGCAAATCATGACATTGAAGTCCGTTTAAAACGCGCCAAAAAAGAGATGGGTTATGCTAACCGTTTCGATCATGTAATAATTAATGACGATTTGGAAACAGCATACAGCCAGATCAAAGAACTTGTTACCAACTTTATAAACAAATAA
- a CDS encoding YicC/YloC family endoribonuclease — MIKSMTGFGRGESSSNGFQVTVEIKTLNSRYLDISIRVPQSIQEYEFDIKEKIQKKMARGKAHVNVNVEKTDQLSPDITYNEQLIKAYTDMLKKVKNLAGIDQPIQLDDLLRFDDIFESQEEDEEDIENIWSCTQEALDKSLDLLNKMRKQEGKELSNDLKDLIHGISEMVDTVKDLTGKRNPEVREKLQTRINTMIDEEKIDPDRLEMEIALLIDKMDVNEEIIRLQSHLKFFLEALENDEPVGRRLNFLSQEINRELNTIGAKSNDSTIAHHIVLGKEKLEKIREQVQNIE; from the coding sequence ATGATCAAATCAATGACAGGTTTTGGCCGGGGAGAATCATCCTCAAACGGCTTTCAGGTTACTGTTGAGATCAAAACCCTCAACAGTCGATATCTTGATATTTCCATCCGCGTACCGCAGAGCATCCAGGAATATGAGTTTGATATAAAAGAGAAGATTCAGAAAAAAATGGCGCGGGGGAAGGCTCACGTTAATGTAAATGTCGAAAAAACCGATCAGTTATCCCCAGACATTACATACAACGAACAGCTTATAAAAGCATACACCGATATGTTGAAAAAGGTGAAAAACCTGGCCGGCATTGATCAGCCCATCCAATTAGACGACCTCTTACGGTTTGATGATATTTTTGAAAGCCAGGAAGAAGATGAGGAGGATATCGAAAATATTTGGAGCTGCACACAGGAGGCTCTCGACAAATCACTCGATCTGTTAAATAAAATGAGAAAGCAGGAGGGTAAAGAACTCAGTAACGATCTTAAAGATTTAATTCATGGAATATCTGAAATGGTAGACACAGTAAAAGATCTTACCGGGAAACGTAATCCGGAAGTAAGAGAGAAATTGCAAACAAGAATCAATACAATGATTGATGAAGAAAAAATTGATCCCGATCGCCTCGAAATGGAGATTGCTCTTTTAATTGACAAGATGGATGTGAATGAAGAGATCATTCGACTTCAATCTCACCTTAAATTTTTCCTTGAAGCTCTTGAAAATGATGAACCCGTAGGACGCCGGTTGAATTTTCTCTCGCAAGAGATTAACAGGGAGTTGAATACGATCGGAGCCAAATCAAACGATTCAACAATTGCACATCATATTGTGCTTGGAAAAGAAAAACTGGAAAAAATACGAGAACAGGTCCAAAACATTGAGTAA
- the glmM gene encoding phosphoglucosamine mutase: MALMISVSGIRGIFGTHLTPENLVNFTAAYGTWLDGGTVVVGRDSRVTGQICEDIVCATLQSTGCNVVKAGITPTPTVAMGVLKHDAAGGIILTASHNPEEWNALKLLNHKSEFLDAEQGKKVLDLAEKGTFTYQKFDKTGSIEEDYEITEYHIKKVLGLPYIDTDKIKEKKFTVAVDAVNGGASHALPEMLESLGVQVERLHCEPNGIFPHNPEPLPENLHDICTYVKQNNCDLGIVTDPDGDRLALVDENGNFFGEEYTQVAAFDFMLSKKPGDTATNLSSSRAAEDITKKYNHTCHRSAVGEINVVKVMQKEGAVISGEGNGGVINPDLHPGRDSLVGSAMILQLLAERNISASAYRKSLPDYEMSKQKIELKNLGVDADELLDKVAEAYKHEKINRTDGVKIDFEEGWVHFRKSNTEPIVRVYSEAKTKDEAEKLAANVISLIQ; encoded by the coding sequence ATGGCATTAATGATCTCCGTCTCGGGAATTCGGGGCATATTTGGGACGCATCTCACACCTGAAAATCTCGTTAATTTTACGGCTGCTTACGGTACCTGGCTCGACGGAGGAACTGTAGTTGTAGGCCGAGACTCCCGTGTAACCGGACAAATTTGTGAAGATATTGTCTGCGCCACCCTTCAAAGCACAGGTTGTAATGTGGTGAAAGCGGGTATTACTCCTACCCCAACTGTGGCAATGGGAGTTTTAAAACATGATGCTGCAGGCGGAATTATCTTAACCGCAAGCCACAATCCCGAGGAATGGAATGCTCTTAAATTACTTAATCACAAAAGTGAATTCCTGGACGCAGAACAGGGAAAGAAAGTTTTGGATCTTGCCGAAAAAGGTACATTTACATATCAAAAATTCGATAAGACAGGAAGCATCGAAGAAGATTATGAAATCACAGAATATCACATAAAAAAAGTTTTGGGCCTTCCTTATATAGACACTGATAAAATTAAAGAAAAAAAATTCACAGTTGCCGTTGACGCCGTCAATGGAGGAGCCTCACATGCACTGCCCGAAATGTTAGAATCCCTGGGCGTTCAGGTTGAAAGGCTTCATTGTGAACCGAATGGAATTTTTCCTCATAATCCAGAACCACTCCCTGAAAATTTGCATGATATCTGCACATATGTAAAACAGAATAACTGCGACCTGGGAATTGTTACAGATCCCGACGGCGACCGACTTGCTCTCGTGGATGAAAATGGGAACTTTTTTGGGGAAGAGTACACACAGGTTGCCGCTTTTGATTTTATGTTGAGCAAAAAACCGGGTGACACGGCTACAAATTTGTCATCATCTCGTGCGGCGGAGGATATCACTAAAAAATACAATCATACCTGTCACCGCTCGGCTGTGGGCGAAATTAATGTTGTAAAAGTAATGCAGAAAGAAGGGGCCGTTATTAGCGGAGAGGGAAATGGCGGGGTCATCAACCCGGATCTTCATCCCGGACGAGACTCCCTTGTGGGTTCGGCGATGATTCTTCAACTACTTGCCGAACGGAATATCAGTGCATCTGCGTATCGAAAGAGCCTGCCTGATTACGAGATGAGTAAGCAAAAAATTGAACTGAAAAATCTCGGTGTAGATGCCGATGAACTTCTCGATAAAGTTGCCGAAGCTTATAAACATGAAAAAATCAATCGAACCGATGGGGTAAAAATTGATTTTGAGGAAGGATGGGTGCATTTTCGAAAATCGAATACGGAACCTATTGTCAGAGTTTACAGCGAAGCCAAAACTAAAGATGAGGCGGAAAAACTTGCAGCAAATGTAATCTCTTTAATTCAGTAG
- a CDS encoding cob(I)yrinic acid a,c-diamide adenosyltransferase, with amino-acid sequence MKIYTKKGDKGTTSLFGGASIGKNSLRIKAYGTVDELNSILGIVLTYSLSERGEAILKELQNQLFVLGADLATLPSKKTKINRIGSREITQLENWIDELDEKLPALTAFILPGGAPAGATLHQARTVCRRAERHTVALKLENPVSDEIIIYLNRLSDLLFVMARYENQEAGEKETQWKSE; translated from the coding sequence ATGAAAATATACACTAAAAAAGGCGATAAGGGCACCACCTCCCTTTTCGGTGGTGCCAGCATTGGAAAAAACAGCCTCCGTATTAAAGCGTACGGAACTGTTGACGAGTTAAATTCTATTCTTGGAATTGTACTTACATATTCACTCAGTGAACGCGGTGAAGCTATCTTAAAGGAACTGCAAAACCAGCTTTTTGTTTTGGGAGCCGACCTGGCAACTTTGCCTTCTAAAAAGACAAAAATCAACCGGATTGGCTCCAGAGAAATAACACAATTAGAAAACTGGATTGACGAGCTGGATGAAAAATTACCAGCACTTACTGCTTTTATCCTCCCCGGCGGCGCACCAGCTGGAGCTACTCTACACCAGGCCCGAACCGTTTGCAGACGAGCTGAACGGCATACGGTGGCACTAAAACTTGAGAATCCTGTTTCAGATGAAATTATCATCTACCTGAACCGATTGTCGGATCTTCTTTTTGTTATGGCACGATATGAAAATCAGGAAGCCGGGGAAAAAGAGACGCAGTGGAAGAGTGAATAG
- a CDS encoding YigZ family protein, which produces MKTVVSNFSSEYRIKSSRFLGYLSPATTDTDIEKQLEAVKHEHRTATHHCYAYLINPNEPVEFYSDDGEPNGTAGLPILNTLKSYNLMNVILIVVRYYGGTKLGKAGLIDAYKISAKRSVESARLKTLIPIKTYHLEYDYSQQALIEKWKNTFSWIELESSYFETVKMKVGCPKDEVKSFEKAIQSMEHQLINFKKMDESFHIKN; this is translated from the coding sequence GTGAAAACCGTAGTCTCAAATTTCAGTTCAGAATATCGAATAAAAAGTTCCAGATTTTTAGGATATCTATCTCCAGCCACAACGGATACAGATATTGAAAAGCAACTTGAAGCTGTAAAACATGAACATCGCACAGCAACCCACCACTGCTATGCATATTTGATAAACCCCAATGAGCCTGTTGAGTTCTATTCTGATGATGGTGAACCAAATGGAACGGCCGGACTCCCAATTCTAAACACCCTCAAGTCTTACAACCTGATGAATGTAATTCTAATTGTGGTTCGGTATTATGGAGGCACCAAGCTTGGGAAGGCGGGATTGATAGATGCTTATAAAATTTCAGCTAAGAGATCGGTAGAATCGGCTCGGTTAAAAACACTCATCCCGATCAAAACTTATCACTTAGAATATGATTATTCTCAGCAAGCACTTATTGAAAAATGGAAAAATACATTTTCCTGGATCGAACTTGAATCCTCATATTTTGAAACTGTGAAGATGAAAGTGGGTTGCCCTAAAGATGAAGTCAAATCCTTCGAAAAAGCCATTCAATCTATGGAACATCAACTCATTAATTTTAAAAAGATGGATGAATCATTTCACATAAAGAACTGA
- a CDS encoding succinate dehydrogenase cytochrome b subunit, giving the protein MPSLSDALKSQVGRKFLTGITGLLLVFFIIFHLMGNLAIFGDPNAMNEYSKFLHGFGPLLWVARIGLLIALILHAWIGISIWWNKKKARPQKYKVYSSKGGPSKQSLSSRSMAFTGVVLLVFLVIHIQTFALGDTETITIAGEQYHDLKTLVINTFANSALYTFGYTIVMILLGTHLGHGIWSAFVSLTMRSKKTSAIVYSAGAILAVVLAIGFLFIPLYIYFGGGCEAALISCN; this is encoded by the coding sequence ATGCCATCTCTATCTGACGCGTTGAAATCGCAAGTTGGCCGAAAATTTTTAACAGGGATTACCGGACTTCTGCTCGTCTTTTTTATCATTTTTCACCTAATGGGTAACCTGGCTATTTTTGGAGACCCCAATGCAATGAACGAGTACTCAAAATTCCTACATGGTTTTGGCCCGCTTTTATGGGTTGCCAGAATTGGGTTGTTGATTGCGCTGATTCTTCATGCCTGGATCGGAATATCTATCTGGTGGAATAAGAAGAAAGCACGTCCGCAAAAATACAAAGTTTACAGCAGTAAAGGTGGTCCAAGCAAACAGAGTCTCAGCTCGCGAAGCATGGCTTTTACCGGTGTAGTTCTGCTTGTATTCCTTGTCATTCATATTCAAACCTTTGCCCTTGGCGATACTGAAACTATTACTATTGCAGGGGAGCAATATCATGATCTAAAGACATTAGTAATTAATACATTTGCAAATAGTGCTCTTTACACTTTCGGGTATACTATTGTAATGATTTTACTTGGCACTCATCTTGGGCATGGTATCTGGAGTGCATTTGTTTCGCTTACTATGCGTAGTAAAAAAACGTCAGCTATTGTTTATTCAGCAGGAGCTATATTGGCGGTTGTACTTGCTATAGGATTTCTGTTCATTCCGCTATATATCTATTTTGGCGGAGGATGTGAGGCAGCTCTTATTAGTTGTAATTAA
- a CDS encoding fumarate reductase/succinate dehydrogenase flavoprotein subunit, whose protein sequence is MKLDSKVPSGPLEEKWTNHLQDIKLVAPNNKRKYNIIVVGTGLAGASAAASLAELGYNVKSFCIQDSARRAHSIAAQGGINAAKNYPNDGDSVWRLFYDTIKGGDYRSRESNVYRLAQNSNEIIDQAVAQGVPFAREYGGLLDNRSFGGAQVSRTFYARGQTGQQLLLGAYQAMMKEIHSGKIEYYPRHEMLDLVTVDGRARGIITRDLVKGDINKFEADAVVLCTGGYGNVFYLSTNAKNSNVTAAWRCHKRGAAFANPCYVQIHPTCIPVSGDYQSKLTLMSESLRNDGRVWVPKKKGDERPPNEIPEDERYYYLEEKYPSFGNLVPRDVASRNAKLVTDDGMGVGETGKAVYLDFRDAIKRDGIETIRAKYGNLFDMYENIMDEDPYEVPMKIFPAVHYTMGGLWVDYNLMSNVPGLFVAGEANFSDHGANRLGASALMQGLSDGYFIIPYTIGNYLAEHKTDDLSTDHEAFSEAAETSEAQLKKLLSIQGDKTIIEFHRELGKIMWDKVGISRSEEGLEKAIEEIRELREEFWTNVRVPGEMTYYNKYLEFALRVADYFELAELMAIDALDREESCGCHLRDEYQSEEGEAIRNDEEYSYVSAWEYLGVNGKLNTKLHKENLEFEFVELKQRSYK, encoded by the coding sequence ATGAAGTTAGATTCAAAAGTACCTTCGGGTCCCTTAGAAGAAAAATGGACAAACCATCTGCAGGATATTAAACTTGTAGCTCCAAACAATAAGCGGAAGTACAATATCATTGTTGTTGGAACGGGTCTTGCGGGTGCATCAGCAGCTGCGAGCCTGGCGGAACTTGGATATAATGTAAAATCATTTTGTATTCAGGATTCAGCCCGCAGAGCTCACAGTATTGCGGCACAGGGTGGAATTAATGCAGCGAAAAACTATCCGAATGACGGAGACAGTGTTTGGCGGCTATTCTATGATACTATTAAAGGCGGTGACTACCGAAGCCGTGAATCTAATGTGTATCGCCTTGCCCAAAATTCGAACGAAATAATAGATCAGGCTGTAGCCCAGGGAGTTCCATTTGCCCGGGAATATGGTGGACTTCTGGACAATCGATCTTTTGGTGGAGCACAGGTTTCCCGAACATTTTATGCACGAGGACAGACGGGACAGCAGCTTCTTTTGGGTGCCTATCAGGCCATGATGAAAGAAATACACTCAGGGAAAATTGAGTACTATCCAAGGCATGAAATGCTGGACCTGGTTACAGTTGATGGCCGGGCGAGAGGAATTATTACCCGCGACTTGGTTAAAGGGGATATCAACAAATTTGAAGCTGATGCTGTTGTACTTTGTACAGGTGGTTACGGCAATGTTTTTTATCTCTCCACAAATGCAAAAAACTCAAATGTAACGGCCGCGTGGCGTTGTCATAAACGAGGAGCGGCATTTGCAAATCCTTGCTACGTTCAGATTCATCCAACCTGTATTCCGGTATCCGGTGATTATCAGTCTAAACTGACACTTATGAGTGAAAGTTTGAGGAATGATGGACGTGTATGGGTTCCGAAGAAAAAAGGAGATGAACGCCCACCAAACGAAATCCCGGAAGATGAACGGTATTACTATTTAGAAGAGAAATACCCAAGTTTTGGCAATCTGGTACCGCGTGATGTTGCATCCAGAAATGCAAAGCTTGTGACGGATGACGGCATGGGTGTCGGTGAAACCGGTAAAGCTGTTTACCTCGATTTCAGAGATGCTATCAAACGAGATGGTATCGAAACCATTCGTGCGAAGTATGGAAATCTGTTCGATATGTATGAGAATATCATGGACGAAGATCCATACGAGGTGCCTATGAAGATTTTCCCGGCAGTTCACTATACAATGGGCGGCCTTTGGGTTGATTACAACCTGATGAGTAATGTTCCCGGACTTTTTGTAGCCGGTGAAGCGAATTTTTCTGATCACGGTGCCAACCGGCTTGGTGCAAGTGCATTGATGCAGGGACTTTCTGATGGATACTTTATCATACCCTATACTATTGGAAACTACCTGGCAGAACATAAAACCGATGATCTCTCTACGGATCATGAGGCGTTTTCAGAAGCAGCCGAAACGTCAGAAGCGCAGCTCAAAAAATTACTCTCCATTCAAGGTGATAAGACCATTATTGAATTTCACCGGGAACTCGGTAAGATCATGTGGGATAAAGTCGGTATTTCCCGGAGTGAGGAAGGGCTTGAAAAGGCAATTGAAGAGATTCGGGAATTGCGCGAAGAATTTTGGACCAATGTTCGGGTGCCCGGAGAGATGACTTACTACAATAAGTATCTTGAATTTGCCCTTAGAGTGGCAGATTATTTTGAACTGGCCGAGCTGATGGCGATTGATGCTCTCGATCGGGAAGAATCCTGCGGTTGCCATCTTCGGGATGAATATCAAAGCGAAGAGGGTGAAGCTATTCGAAATGACGAGGAATATTCATACGTCTCTGCGTGGGAATACCTGGGTGTGAACGGAAAACTCAACACCAAGCTTCATAAAGAAAACCTTGAGTTTGAATTCGTGGAACTGAAGCAAAGAAGCTATAAATAA
- a CDS encoding succinate dehydrogenase/fumarate reductase iron-sulfur subunit — MADLMTIHLKVWRQKNANDSGRFEDYTLDEVNEHMSFLEMLDVLNEKLMMDDVEPIEFDYDCREGICGSCNLVINGRAHGPKHKTAVCQLHMRNYNDGDTIVIEPPRAASFPVIKDLVVDRSAFDRIIEAGGYVSVKTGSAPEANLIPIAQDTVNESFDFATCIGCGACVAACPNSSASLFTGAKLGHLNMLPQGQPEREKRTIAMVEQMEKEGFGDCSNHAECEAVCPVGISIAAIAEMRKDYLKAVI, encoded by the coding sequence ATGGCAGATTTGATGACGATACATCTCAAAGTTTGGAGACAAAAAAATGCGAATGATTCCGGTCGTTTTGAGGACTATACTCTCGACGAGGTTAACGAACATATGTCTTTCCTTGAAATGCTGGATGTTCTCAACGAAAAACTGATGATGGACGATGTAGAACCAATTGAGTTTGATTACGACTGCCGTGAAGGAATTTGCGGATCGTGCAATCTCGTAATTAATGGCCGGGCACACGGTCCGAAACACAAGACGGCTGTCTGCCAACTCCATATGAGAAATTACAATGATGGCGATACAATTGTCATTGAACCTCCAAGAGCAGCATCATTTCCGGTGATTAAAGATTTAGTCGTCGATCGTTCCGCCTTCGACCGAATTATTGAAGCGGGCGGTTATGTATCTGTCAAAACAGGGTCGGCGCCGGAAGCAAATCTTATTCCAATCGCCCAGGATACAGTAAATGAATCGTTTGATTTTGCTACCTGCATAGGTTGTGGTGCGTGCGTGGCTGCTTGTCCGAATTCATCTGCATCTCTGTTTACAGGTGCCAAGTTGGGTCATTTGAATATGCTTCCCCAAGGTCAACCTGAACGAGAAAAACGTACCATCGCAATGGTTGAACAGATGGAGAAAGAAGGGTTTGGTGATTGTTCAAACCACGCTGAATGTGAAGCGGTTTGTCCGGTAGGAATTAGTATTGCAGCGATAGCCGAGATGAGAAAAGATTATCTGAAGGCTGTTATTTAG
- a CDS encoding outer membrane beta-barrel protein, producing MKRILILTVFLFIGFSGSIYSQELQAAFDFGVGIPQGDFRQQSDHIGGGINVMGGYRLPNSPVMLGLEFGFMNFGTDTREEALSKNIPDVRVEVENSYNLVHGDLLLRLIAPPSTIRPYVDGLFGFNYFFTETVIRDRDNFFDDEEKLSDTNFEDTALSYGFGAGLQIRLWQKRDEVTQAPDDIEPSSVYMNLRGRYMFGREAEYLQKGSISTDNGRVTYDVTQSATNLLHLKIGVGVNF from the coding sequence ATGAAGAGAATTTTAATACTTACAGTATTTCTATTTATTGGCTTTTCAGGTTCAATATATTCCCAGGAACTTCAAGCTGCTTTTGATTTCGGAGTCGGAATTCCACAGGGTGATTTTCGGCAGCAGTCTGATCACATTGGTGGCGGAATAAATGTAATGGGCGGATACAGGTTGCCAAACTCACCGGTAATGCTGGGATTGGAGTTTGGATTTATGAATTTCGGAACAGATACCCGTGAAGAAGCCTTAAGTAAAAATATTCCAGATGTAAGAGTGGAAGTTGAAAATAGCTATAACCTCGTTCATGGAGATTTACTGCTCCGATTAATTGCACCACCTTCAACGATCCGGCCATATGTTGACGGACTTTTTGGCTTTAACTACTTCTTTACAGAAACGGTTATACGCGACCGGGATAATTTTTTTGATGATGAAGAGAAGCTCAGTGATACTAATTTTGAAGATACGGCACTCAGTTATGGTTTTGGGGCCGGGTTACAGATCCGACTGTGGCAAAAACGTGATGAAGTAACACAAGCACCGGATGACATTGAACCCTCTTCAGTGTATATGAATCTGCGCGGGCGATATATGTTTGGACGCGAAGCTGAATATTTACAGAAAGGATCAATTAGTACGGATAATGGCAGGGTTACTTATGATGTAACCCAGTCTGCAACCAATTTGCTGCATTTAAAAATTGGTGTAGGTGTAAACTTTTAA